AAGATGATTATGCGAGGAATGATGGGCTCCGCCAAAGACCTGAAGATGGCCGCAAAGATGATGGAAATGCGCGCCGACATGATGAAGGCGAGCGCGGAGGTCATGGAGAAATACGCAAACGAGATGGACGCCGGAAAATAAGCCCGCGTCGTGCGTGACGGCGGGAATCGAAGCGCCGGGTTCTCGGGACGCCTCTTGCTTCAGGGGGCGTCCCGGCCCATTGTGCGCGTGACGAATTCGAGCCGATTGCCGAAGGGGTCGCGCACGAAAAACCGCTCCTGACCGGGAAAGCGATTACCGGCGAGGATTTCGACTCCCGCCGCAACGAAGCGCTTGCGCAATCCCTCGAGGTCCGAGACCCGGAACGCCGGATGGCGCCGCGAGGCGCGATTTTCCTCCGTCGCGCCGGCGCCGGTGATGATGTGCAGCTGCTGAGCGGGGCCGCATTGCAGCCATGCTCCCGGACGCCCGTTGTCGGTGTTGGCCGGACGGTCGAGAGGCCTAAGGCCGAGCAGGTCAACATAGAAGTGCAGCGCGTTGGCCAGCGCCTCGCCACCCTCGTCAATCTGGATGGTTAC
This genomic interval from Candidatus Binataceae bacterium contains the following:
- a CDS encoding VOC family protein, which codes for MSFIVGLDHVTIQIDEGGEALANALHFYVDLLGLRPLDRPANTDNGRPGAWLQCGPAQQLHIITGAGATEENRASRRHPAFRVSDLEGLRKRFVAAGVEILAGNRFPGQERFFVRDPFGNRLEFVTRTMGRDAP